A region of the Candidatus Scalindua japonica genome:
TTCCCCCATTATTTCGGTAAACAAACTACGGTCTTTATCATCACGGAAAATCTCTTTCCGCTCGTTCCCTCGCGATAGAACGTGATAAAATGCACCCTCATATTCAATGCGCAATTGCCTTGTCATAGCGAGACAATATCATATCACTTTATTTATGTCAACACGTTATTCACTATTCAAGATGTGACACCTTTTCCTCATTGAGGCAACAGAGCAAGTATAAAATAGCCCTTGAAATATGCTAGAAATTTAATAGAATTCGTTACAGTATAGATATAGAAAAAATCCTTAGCTTTAATCAATGAATTAATATGAAAATAACTGAAATTAGTAAATTTTAAGATAAAGTTTCTCCAGGTAATAGAAGTTCATTGGGATTTACTTTTGTGTGAAAAATTAGAAATTAAATCTTAAGAAGATAAAAAGTTTACTCATGACGAAAGATGAACATATTGATTATTGGCTTAAAAGTGCGGATCATGACTTAAGTGCTGCTGAAAGTCTATTTCAAGCAAAAAAATATGATTGGTGTTTATTTATAGGGCACTTGGTATTAGAAAAAACTCTGAAAGCAATTTTTGTTTGTGCCAACGAAAATAAGGTTCCCCCTAAAACGCACAATCTTGTAAAGTTAGCAGAAGTATCATTGCTAGGTTTGACAGACGAACAAAAAATTTTCTTAGACGAAGTCAATGACTTTAATCTTGAAACACGCTACCCAGATTATAAACTTGAATATTACAATAGCTGTACTAAAGAGTTTACTGATAAATATTTGATTAAAATCAAGGAGTATTACAAGTGGTTAAAATCCCAGATAAAGTAAAAGAAATAATAGACAAATACTTAGTAGCTTTGAAGGATAATAATATTCCTGTTAATCAAGCAATTCTATTTGGGAGCTATGCAAAAGGTAGTTATAATGCATGGAGCGATATTGATTTGGCTCTTGTTTCTGAAGTGTTTGAAGGTATTCGTATTAAAGATCGTAGTAAAATTCGGTTAATAACACTAAATGTAAGCAGTGATATTGAAGTATTACCTTACAATCCACAAGATTTCAACGCTGATGATCCATTTGTAAAAGAAATAATGGAAACAGGTATAAAGATCAAATAAATGACCTCTTATTCTCGTTCCTCTGTGGCTCCGTGTGAGATTGTTTATTACCGTCGTTCTCTTGTCGAACTTAGCGGCTTTGCGTGAGAATTTCTCTTCTTTTG
Encoded here:
- a CDS encoding HEPN domain-containing protein gives rise to the protein MTKDEHIDYWLKSADHDLSAAESLFQAKKYDWCLFIGHLVLEKTLKAIFVCANENKVPPKTHNLVKLAEVSLLGLTDEQKIFLDEVNDFNLETRYPDYKLEYYNSCTKEFTDKYLIKIKEYYKWLKSQIK
- a CDS encoding nucleotidyltransferase domain-containing protein, giving the protein MVKIPDKVKEIIDKYLVALKDNNIPVNQAILFGSYAKGSYNAWSDIDLALVSEVFEGIRIKDRSKIRLITLNVSSDIEVLPYNPQDFNADDPFVKEIMETGIKIK